Proteins encoded within one genomic window of Paenarthrobacter sp. JL.01a:
- a CDS encoding glycosyltransferase: protein MRRSLVDLEVIIPAYNEASRIPGTLRQTMEFLAAQSWSSRIVVVDNGSVDETAAVVRRISREQRGGVPVAVVGCARRGKGAAVRRGLLSGTSKFTGFFDADLATPLETLTKTMAHLSRGAAAVIASRHAPGSTFVRPQHLGRRMGGTAFRVLTRSKVKGIQDTQCGFKFFERDALTAAMVQCRSTGFAFDVELLLRLQDNKASIVEIPVAWTDGTESTFRPFQDGVASFASVLQLQKAMP, encoded by the coding sequence ATGCGACGGTCCCTTGTGGATTTGGAAGTCATTATTCCCGCCTACAACGAGGCCTCGAGAATCCCCGGAACCTTGCGCCAAACCATGGAGTTCCTGGCTGCCCAGTCATGGTCCTCGCGCATCGTAGTGGTGGACAACGGCAGCGTCGATGAGACCGCTGCGGTCGTCCGCCGGATCTCCAGGGAGCAGCGTGGGGGAGTCCCGGTCGCCGTCGTGGGCTGCGCCCGGCGGGGCAAGGGTGCGGCGGTCAGGCGTGGCCTCCTCAGCGGAACATCCAAGTTCACCGGGTTCTTTGACGCCGACCTCGCCACCCCGCTGGAAACCCTCACTAAAACCATGGCCCACCTTTCACGTGGGGCGGCGGCTGTCATCGCCTCGCGCCACGCACCGGGATCCACCTTCGTCCGGCCCCAGCATTTGGGGCGCAGGATGGGTGGAACCGCCTTCAGGGTGTTAACCCGTTCCAAGGTCAAAGGGATCCAGGATACCCAGTGTGGCTTCAAGTTCTTTGAGCGTGATGCCCTGACCGCCGCAATGGTGCAGTGCCGCAGTACGGGGTTCGCGTTCGACGTCGAACTCCTCCTGCGGCTTCAAGACAACAAAGCCAGCATCGTCGAAATCCCGGTGGCCTGGACGGACGGAACGGAGTCCACGTTCCGCCCGTTCCAGGACGGCGTGGCCAGCTTCGCCTCAGTACTGCAACTCCAGAAAGCGATGCCATGA
- a CDS encoding S9 family peptidase yields the protein MSHTSSASAAVPETALEPPVAKRVPTRREHHGDVFVDHYEWLRDKESPEVVEHLKAENAYQEAVTAHQEPLREAIFQEIKGRTQETDLSVPGRKDGWWYYSRSVEGKEYSIQCRVRAQDTGDRVADWTPPAVEPGVAIDGEEVLLDGNTEAEGQPFFSVGGAAVTMDGNLYAYAVDNAGDERFTLRIKDLRTGELLPDVIENIFYGVAFSPDGTRLFYTVVDESWRPYQVKSHVLGTPVTEDEVLYQEDDVAMWLGFDLASDRRHLVLSIGCSEFSETRLLRFDDYEAGLTTVISRDERILYEAEPFLLNGRETLLLTHNKDAINSMVSLVEPEELAKPLSGQQWRTVVAHSDEVRVNGAGVTSTHMVLSIRKDTIERVQVLPLAGLGTAAQGAPVEPAFDEELYTAGVSGSDYEAPVIRIGYTSYFTPSRVYDFVLPTSELPAGDLLLRKESPVLGGYSPSDYVATREWATADDGTRVPLSVLRHASVQQDGTGAGLVYGYGSYEVSMDPGFGVARLSLLDRGIVMVIAHIRGGGELGRHWYEDGKKLTKRNTFTDFIAATDWLAGSGWVSPDRIAAMGGSAGGLLMGAIANLAPEKYAAVVAQVPFVDALTTILDPELPLSALEWEEWGNPITDPEAYAYMKSYTPYENVRSVAYPKIAAVTSFNDTRVLYVEPAKWVQALRAESTGSEPIVMKIEMDGGHGGASGRYVQWRERAWDYAFVADSLGATELLPGAGLK from the coding sequence ATGAGCCACACTTCTTCTGCATCTGCCGCCGTTCCGGAAACTGCCCTGGAGCCGCCGGTCGCCAAGCGCGTTCCGACACGCCGTGAACACCATGGAGATGTTTTCGTGGACCACTACGAGTGGCTCCGGGACAAGGAATCTCCGGAAGTGGTGGAGCATCTCAAGGCGGAGAACGCCTACCAGGAGGCCGTGACAGCGCACCAGGAACCACTGCGCGAAGCGATATTCCAGGAGATCAAGGGCCGCACCCAGGAAACGGATCTGTCCGTGCCCGGGCGCAAGGACGGCTGGTGGTATTACAGCCGCTCGGTTGAGGGCAAGGAGTACAGCATCCAGTGCCGCGTGCGTGCGCAGGATACCGGCGATCGAGTAGCGGACTGGACGCCTCCGGCTGTTGAGCCGGGTGTCGCTATCGATGGCGAGGAAGTGCTCCTGGACGGCAACACCGAGGCCGAAGGACAGCCGTTCTTCAGCGTGGGTGGCGCCGCAGTGACCATGGACGGAAACCTCTACGCCTACGCTGTGGACAACGCCGGCGACGAGCGCTTCACGCTGCGGATCAAAGACCTCCGTACCGGAGAACTCCTGCCGGACGTTATCGAGAACATCTTCTACGGGGTGGCCTTCTCCCCCGACGGCACCCGCCTTTTCTACACTGTGGTGGACGAGTCCTGGCGGCCGTACCAGGTGAAGTCCCACGTACTGGGCACGCCCGTCACCGAGGATGAGGTGCTTTACCAGGAGGACGACGTCGCCATGTGGCTGGGCTTCGACCTCGCTTCCGACCGCCGCCACCTGGTGCTCAGCATCGGCTGCTCGGAATTCAGCGAGACCCGACTGCTTCGCTTTGACGACTACGAAGCGGGCCTCACCACGGTCATCTCCCGGGATGAACGGATCCTGTATGAGGCCGAGCCCTTCCTCCTCAACGGTCGCGAGACCCTGCTCCTGACCCACAACAAGGACGCCATCAACTCTATGGTGAGCCTGGTCGAGCCGGAAGAACTGGCCAAGCCGCTGTCCGGGCAGCAGTGGAGGACCGTCGTCGCGCATTCAGACGAGGTGCGCGTCAACGGCGCCGGAGTCACCTCCACGCACATGGTGCTGTCCATCAGGAAGGACACGATCGAGCGCGTGCAGGTGCTGCCGCTCGCCGGTCTAGGGACTGCCGCCCAGGGTGCGCCCGTCGAGCCTGCCTTCGATGAAGAGCTGTACACAGCGGGTGTTTCCGGCTCCGACTACGAGGCCCCCGTGATCCGCATTGGCTACACCTCCTACTTCACGCCGTCGCGCGTCTACGACTTCGTGCTGCCCACTTCGGAACTGCCCGCCGGCGACTTGCTCCTGCGCAAGGAGAGCCCGGTGTTGGGCGGGTACTCGCCATCGGATTACGTGGCCACCCGTGAGTGGGCGACGGCCGACGACGGCACCCGGGTTCCGCTGTCAGTGCTGCGGCACGCTTCTGTCCAGCAAGACGGGACCGGAGCGGGCCTGGTGTACGGGTACGGCTCCTACGAAGTGAGCATGGACCCCGGCTTCGGGGTGGCCCGGCTGTCCCTGTTGGACCGCGGAATCGTCATGGTGATTGCGCACATCCGTGGTGGTGGCGAACTCGGCCGGCACTGGTACGAGGATGGGAAGAAGCTCACCAAGAGGAACACGTTTACGGACTTCATCGCGGCCACTGACTGGCTGGCAGGCTCCGGCTGGGTCTCGCCGGACCGAATTGCTGCCATGGGCGGTTCGGCCGGTGGCCTCCTCATGGGCGCCATTGCCAACCTGGCGCCGGAAAAGTACGCGGCCGTAGTGGCACAGGTCCCGTTCGTGGACGCTTTGACTACCATCCTGGATCCGGAGCTGCCGCTGTCGGCATTGGAATGGGAGGAATGGGGAAATCCCATCACCGACCCCGAAGCGTATGCGTACATGAAGTCGTACACGCCGTACGAGAATGTGCGCTCTGTGGCCTACCCCAAGATCGCCGCGGTAACGTCCTTCAACGACACCAGGGTTCTTTACGTGGAGCCTGCAAAGTGGGTCCAGGCGCTGCGTGCGGAATCGACAGGCAGCGAGCCGATCGTCATGAAGATCGAGATGGACGGCGGCCACGGTGGCGCTTCCGGACGCTACGTCCAGTGGCGCGAGCGGGCCTGGGATTACGCGTTCGTGGCGGACTCCCTCGGAGCCACGGAACTCCTTCCCGGGGCGGGCCTCAAGTAA
- a CDS encoding class I SAM-dependent methyltransferase, giving the protein MFSALRKYLLIPRLIKLSAAAPKDPLTAWDQYWGNVRSTGATGDVLWDSGSDNELKGYLPKLAQLDPSLPIVDVGCGNGSFTRLLAEHFPLALGLDYAANAVERARMESADVPSTAFAVCDMTSPDAPGTVAKALADAGWTGDANIFIRGVLHVLDRSGRAALAANLLPVVGRRGGVFLAETNFRGTPVDYVTHLGATRKSIPAPLEWAIRGLPMPGHFGAAQRAKAFPTSDWNLVEDGATNIETRPLSNPSDPDIIPGYYAILRAR; this is encoded by the coding sequence ATGTTCTCCGCGCTGAGGAAGTACCTGCTGATCCCACGCCTCATCAAGCTCTCGGCCGCCGCGCCCAAGGATCCACTCACCGCGTGGGACCAATACTGGGGCAACGTGCGCTCAACGGGTGCCACCGGCGACGTTTTGTGGGACTCGGGAAGCGACAACGAATTGAAGGGCTACCTCCCCAAGCTGGCACAGCTGGACCCATCCCTTCCCATAGTCGACGTGGGATGCGGAAATGGCAGCTTCACCCGGCTCCTCGCGGAACATTTCCCGCTGGCACTGGGACTGGACTACGCGGCCAACGCGGTGGAACGCGCACGTATGGAGTCGGCTGATGTTCCCTCGACGGCGTTTGCCGTGTGCGACATGACCTCGCCTGACGCTCCGGGGACCGTGGCAAAGGCCTTGGCCGATGCCGGCTGGACGGGCGACGCCAACATCTTTATCCGCGGCGTGCTGCACGTACTGGACCGCAGCGGACGTGCGGCCCTGGCAGCGAACCTGCTGCCCGTCGTCGGACGTCGTGGCGGCGTGTTCCTGGCTGAGACCAATTTCCGGGGAACGCCCGTGGACTATGTCACTCACCTCGGCGCCACCCGGAAGTCAATCCCGGCGCCACTTGAGTGGGCCATCCGAGGCTTGCCGATGCCCGGGCACTTTGGTGCCGCGCAACGCGCCAAGGCATTCCCGACGTCGGACTGGAACCTTGTGGAGGACGGCGCGACGAACATCGAAACCCGGCCACTGAGCAACCCCTCGGACCCCGACATCATCCCCGGCTATTACGCCATCCTCCGCGCCCGCTGA
- a CDS encoding STAS/SEC14 domain-containing protein, producing the protein MDHPTTPQDHQQVTFQLDLEESGILRLTWPRGARIKESDAQRAMDRVNELCGPERHPMIVDMATTDDVTRGARSVFAKPCQANRIALWGSSPVDRVIANFFLGIMKPPCPTKFFTSETEALEWLGQS; encoded by the coding sequence GTGGACCACCCAACCACACCGCAGGATCACCAGCAGGTGACGTTTCAGTTGGACCTCGAAGAGTCCGGGATTTTGCGCCTGACCTGGCCCCGGGGCGCCCGGATCAAGGAATCCGACGCCCAACGCGCCATGGACCGGGTCAACGAGCTGTGCGGGCCCGAACGCCACCCCATGATCGTGGACATGGCCACGACCGACGACGTCACCCGTGGTGCGAGGTCGGTTTTCGCGAAGCCGTGCCAGGCCAACCGGATAGCCCTCTGGGGTTCGTCTCCCGTGGACCGCGTCATTGCGAACTTCTTCCTGGGCATTATGAAGCCTCCATGCCCTACCAAATTCTTCACCTCCGAAACGGAAGCCTTGGAGTGGCTGGGACAAAGCTGA
- a CDS encoding ATP-binding protein, with the protein MGQNGAGVQHSLSAVVADSDADRLTVAADALGAAGFEVFRARDADDLSLQLQDHRPAVIVAGSALGQSLRSPGVPVLLLLGEDESVDVKAMESWRVADYVIGPVRGGEIIHRVNTLIRRSLERDRSRGEVEALRESLRSVSSAVRETNDPQQIADRVVRGFGEALGVDHVWFATFQDERVPSIRAQWSRDGLPMLPTRLGDSGNTIIDVANKLWTEADVLAVTDHRDDPGSEIAKALKAWSSELNPVSTVLLPVGEGASAMGIILLSTVEERHDWTRAEIALLQHVAGNVAHGLIQGHLISAQQRVLHQLRQLDKAKTDFLATVNHELRTPLTSITAYLDMIQDGSGGPVPEGINKMLDVIGRNSSRLRKLIEDMLTVSMQDGSNLDLKPVDIAKLLQVVVATLRPLAESRHVSVSVTESPEDIEVTADEAKLEQVFTNIVANAIKFTPEGGRVGISSAVSSSEDGGKAALVKIADNGLGIPEHDLPHILTRFYRASNATSAAVPGSGLGLAIAHDIISRHMGRMVFDSTLGSGTTVSVELPVGGP; encoded by the coding sequence GTGGGCCAGAACGGCGCCGGCGTACAGCATTCCCTTTCCGCTGTTGTTGCGGATTCTGATGCGGACCGGCTGACGGTCGCAGCAGACGCGTTGGGTGCTGCAGGCTTCGAGGTATTCCGTGCACGGGACGCCGACGATCTGTCCTTGCAGCTCCAAGACCATAGGCCCGCGGTGATAGTGGCCGGAAGTGCCCTTGGCCAATCACTCCGCAGCCCGGGAGTCCCCGTCCTGTTGCTCCTCGGCGAAGATGAATCCGTTGACGTCAAGGCCATGGAGTCCTGGCGTGTGGCCGACTACGTGATTGGACCGGTACGCGGTGGGGAGATCATCCACAGGGTGAACACGCTGATCCGCCGCTCCTTGGAACGGGATCGTTCCCGGGGCGAGGTCGAGGCCTTGCGTGAGAGCCTGCGCAGCGTCTCATCGGCGGTCCGCGAAACCAACGATCCCCAGCAGATCGCAGACCGCGTTGTCCGTGGTTTCGGCGAAGCCCTGGGCGTGGACCACGTGTGGTTCGCGACATTCCAGGACGAACGGGTCCCCAGCATCCGTGCCCAGTGGAGCCGCGATGGCCTCCCCATGCTTCCGACCCGACTCGGCGACAGTGGAAACACCATCATCGATGTGGCCAACAAACTCTGGACAGAGGCCGATGTCCTGGCCGTGACGGACCACCGGGACGACCCCGGATCGGAGATCGCCAAGGCCCTTAAAGCATGGTCCAGCGAACTCAACCCAGTCTCCACCGTGCTTTTACCCGTGGGCGAAGGCGCATCCGCAATGGGCATTATCCTCCTGTCCACCGTGGAGGAGCGCCACGACTGGACCCGGGCCGAAATCGCCCTCCTGCAGCACGTAGCGGGCAACGTGGCACACGGACTGATCCAAGGTCACCTCATCAGCGCGCAGCAACGGGTCCTCCATCAGCTGCGCCAACTGGACAAGGCCAAGACTGACTTCCTGGCTACCGTAAACCATGAGCTGCGCACCCCGCTGACGTCCATCACCGCCTATCTGGACATGATCCAGGATGGTTCCGGCGGCCCGGTTCCCGAGGGCATCAACAAAATGCTGGACGTCATCGGCCGCAACTCCAGCCGGCTGCGCAAGCTCATCGAGGACATGCTGACGGTGTCCATGCAGGACGGCAGCAACCTGGACCTCAAACCCGTGGATATCGCCAAGCTCCTGCAGGTGGTGGTGGCTACGCTGCGTCCGCTCGCGGAGTCCCGCCACGTGTCCGTTTCAGTGACCGAAAGCCCTGAGGACATCGAAGTCACTGCCGATGAGGCCAAGCTGGAACAGGTCTTCACGAACATCGTGGCCAACGCCATCAAGTTCACCCCCGAAGGCGGACGCGTGGGTATCAGCAGCGCGGTGTCATCGTCGGAAGATGGCGGGAAGGCAGCGCTGGTAAAGATTGCGGACAACGGCCTGGGCATTCCGGAACACGATCTGCCCCACATCCTGACCCGGTTCTACCGTGCTTCGAATGCCACCTCGGCCGCCGTTCCAGGCAGCGGACTGGGCCTGGCGATCGCCCACGACATCATCAGCCGGCACATGGGGCGCATGGTCTTCGACTCCACACTTGGCTCCGGGACCACAGTGTCCGTGGAGCTGCCTGTGGGCGGACCGTAG
- a CDS encoding putative bifunctional diguanylate cyclase/phosphodiesterase has translation MYSGNDPRLGQLLEGIVRLAAGDLTTRIELSDARDEIDAVIMGTNLLAEDLQIVYQELEQRVQARTQQLNEAHQAMRRMAMTDPLTGLSNRSAFSVALNEAQDLEIEGKKRAAILLLDMDGFKAINDSLGHTIGDKVLEAIAHRISGAVRDQDMVARMGGDEFAVLIPGVTPSEAAVIGNRILAGVVEPMEIEGQHLRCGASMGLRMADPGQGAEELMMEADIAMYESKADGRGKLKLFEPGMLHARQMRNQLVGELKEAIAGSQLVLYYQPIIRLDSREIEGVEALVRWNHPVRGLIMPDEFIPIAEETGMISDLGGWVLRTAVEQLKQWRSDPLTASHNFSMRINVSAADLQRLEFVEDVREALAGAGLDPSLLVLELTESAVIQGNDLDRYTLNSLRRLGVGLEIDDFGTGYSSISYLRQLPVDTVKVDRTLLSALGSDPSQPALLAAVLQLIKACGLNAVWEGIETAEQAEYLLGIGCTSGQGYYFSRPLAAAQLTEQLKHHKAWPVS, from the coding sequence ATGTACTCCGGGAATGATCCCCGCTTGGGGCAGCTCCTTGAGGGCATCGTCCGGCTCGCAGCGGGGGATCTGACCACCCGGATCGAACTCTCGGATGCCCGCGACGAGATCGACGCCGTCATCATGGGCACCAACCTCCTGGCCGAAGATCTCCAGATCGTCTACCAGGAGCTGGAACAGAGGGTGCAGGCCCGCACCCAGCAGCTCAACGAAGCGCACCAGGCAATGCGGCGCATGGCGATGACCGACCCCCTGACCGGCCTGAGCAACCGATCGGCGTTTTCCGTAGCCCTCAACGAAGCACAGGACCTGGAAATCGAGGGAAAGAAGCGGGCGGCTATCCTGTTGCTGGACATGGACGGCTTCAAGGCCATCAACGACTCCCTCGGCCACACAATCGGCGACAAGGTCCTTGAGGCCATTGCCCACCGTATCAGCGGCGCGGTCCGCGACCAGGACATGGTGGCAAGGATGGGTGGTGACGAGTTCGCCGTCCTGATCCCCGGCGTTACCCCAAGTGAAGCCGCCGTCATCGGCAACCGCATCCTGGCCGGCGTTGTGGAGCCGATGGAGATCGAGGGCCAGCACTTGCGGTGCGGTGCAAGCATGGGCCTCCGGATGGCCGATCCCGGCCAAGGCGCCGAGGAACTCATGATGGAGGCGGACATCGCCATGTATGAGTCCAAGGCTGACGGCCGCGGCAAGCTGAAGCTCTTCGAGCCCGGGATGCTGCACGCCCGGCAGATGCGCAACCAATTGGTTGGCGAACTCAAAGAGGCGATCGCCGGATCCCAGTTGGTGCTCTACTATCAGCCCATCATCAGGCTCGACTCCCGGGAGATTGAAGGCGTGGAGGCCCTGGTCCGGTGGAACCACCCCGTCCGGGGACTCATCATGCCCGACGAGTTCATCCCCATCGCCGAGGAAACGGGTATGATCTCCGATCTGGGCGGCTGGGTGCTCCGCACCGCCGTCGAGCAGTTGAAGCAATGGCGCAGCGACCCCCTCACGGCCAGCCACAACTTCAGCATGCGGATAAACGTTTCGGCCGCGGACCTGCAGCGGCTTGAGTTCGTCGAGGACGTGCGGGAGGCCTTGGCCGGCGCCGGCCTTGACCCGTCGCTGCTGGTCCTGGAACTGACCGAGAGCGCGGTGATCCAGGGCAACGACCTGGACCGCTACACACTGAACAGCCTGCGCCGCCTGGGGGTTGGGCTTGAGATCGACGACTTCGGCACGGGGTATTCGTCCATCAGCTACCTGCGGCAACTGCCTGTGGACACGGTCAAGGTAGACCGCACGCTGCTCTCAGCCCTGGGCAGCGATCCATCGCAACCTGCCCTGCTTGCCGCGGTGCTGCAGCTGATCAAGGCGTGCGGCTTGAACGCCGTGTGGGAAGGCATCGAGACCGCGGAGCAAGCCGAGTACTTGTTGGGCATCGGCTGCACCAGCGGCCAGGGGTACTACTTCAGCAGGCCTTTGGCCGCGGCCCAACTGACGGAACAACTCAAGCACCACAAGGCATGGCCGGTCAGCTGA
- a CDS encoding GNAT family N-acetyltransferase, giving the protein MPEIELPIVTDRLILRRFEVDDLERFHGYQSLPETARFLFRHELTKTKSMEVLGRYANFEFNQEGDWVCLAIERQDQPGLIGEVVLKWLEGTGQAELGWILHPDARGHGFATEAAEAVLRLAFEHLSFHRVDAKLDALNEGSAGICQRLGMRLEAALVDNWHYKGQWATENIYAILDSEWRNRHRPWTRSVS; this is encoded by the coding sequence ATGCCCGAAATTGAGCTCCCGATTGTCACAGACCGCCTGATCCTGCGCCGCTTCGAGGTCGATGACCTGGAACGCTTCCACGGATACCAGTCCCTGCCCGAAACCGCACGGTTCCTGTTCCGCCACGAATTGACCAAGACCAAATCCATGGAAGTCCTGGGCCGCTACGCGAACTTCGAGTTCAACCAGGAAGGGGACTGGGTGTGCTTGGCCATCGAGCGCCAGGACCAGCCCGGCCTGATTGGCGAGGTTGTGCTGAAGTGGCTTGAGGGTACCGGGCAGGCTGAGCTCGGCTGGATCCTGCACCCGGATGCCCGTGGCCACGGCTTCGCCACGGAAGCGGCCGAGGCTGTCCTTCGTCTCGCCTTTGAGCACTTGTCCTTCCACCGTGTCGACGCCAAACTTGATGCCCTTAACGAAGGCTCGGCAGGAATCTGCCAGCGGTTGGGCATGCGCCTGGAAGCAGCCCTGGTGGATAACTGGCACTATAAGGGCCAATGGGCCACGGAAAACATCTACGCGATCCTTGACTCCGAGTGGCGCAACCGGCACCGCCCCTGGACCCGCAGCGTCAGCTGA
- a CDS encoding hotdog fold thioesterase → MVEATLSGASHHILTNDYASEWMGIEVLKLDDGHATIRMHLRQEMLNGFGMAHGGMIFAFGDTAFALACNPANPTPEEAASITVASGVDINFIKPAFQGQVITAVANRRASTGRSGLYDIQIFAAASDAPSPADAPSPADAQPGELIAEFRGRSRTISKK, encoded by the coding sequence ATGGTTGAAGCAACCCTCTCCGGTGCATCGCACCACATCCTGACGAACGACTACGCGTCCGAATGGATGGGCATCGAGGTCCTCAAGCTCGACGACGGCCACGCCACCATCCGCATGCACCTCCGGCAGGAGATGCTCAACGGCTTCGGCATGGCCCACGGCGGAATGATTTTTGCCTTCGGCGACACAGCCTTCGCCCTGGCCTGCAACCCGGCCAACCCGACGCCCGAGGAGGCGGCCTCCATCACGGTAGCCTCCGGCGTCGACATCAACTTCATCAAGCCGGCCTTCCAAGGCCAGGTGATTACCGCCGTCGCGAACCGACGCGCCAGTACCGGCAGGAGCGGTCTGTACGACATCCAGATCTTCGCTGCCGCCTCCGACGCCCCCTCCCCTGCCGACGCCCCCTCCCCCGCCGACGCCCAGCCCGGGGAGCTCATCGCTGAGTTCCGCGGCCGCAGCCGGACCATCTCCAAGAAGTAG
- the paaK gene encoding phenylacetate--CoA ligase PaaK: MTQNTVAAPVSPSDAVLDREETISRDELEALQLTRLQHTVAYAYDRVPLYKRKFDEAGVHPSDLRELSDLGKFPYTTKEDLRLEYPFGMFAVPQDQVARIHASSGTTGRPTVVGYTKNDLANWATLVARSLRASGVRPGMKVHNAYGYGLFTGGLGAHAGAEALGCTVIPMSGGQTERQIQLIQDFKPDAILATPTYLLTIADAMAHMGIDPTSTSLKYAVLGAEPWTEEMRHELETTMNIKASDIYGLSEVMGPGVAGEAVETQDGCHIWEDHFRPEIIDPFDHSTVLGDGEPGELVFTSLTKEALPIIRYRTKDLTRLLPGTARPAHRRMGRITGRSDDMIILRGVNLFPSQIEEIALRIPELSPHFQLEITRPEGKRMDSLTVRIERRESVPVEAGTTAAHTLREQIKIHVGSSCVVDVVEPGSLERSNGKLRRIYDMRPKG; this comes from the coding sequence ATGACCCAGAACACCGTGGCCGCACCCGTATCGCCCTCAGATGCCGTGCTGGACCGTGAAGAGACCATCTCGCGCGACGAGCTCGAGGCCCTGCAGCTCACCCGCCTCCAACACACGGTGGCCTACGCCTACGACCGCGTGCCGTTGTACAAGCGCAAGTTCGACGAAGCCGGCGTGCACCCCAGCGACCTGCGCGAACTGAGTGACCTCGGCAAGTTCCCGTACACCACCAAGGAAGACCTGCGCCTGGAGTACCCGTTCGGCATGTTCGCCGTCCCGCAGGACCAGGTGGCCCGCATCCACGCGAGCTCCGGAACCACCGGGCGCCCCACGGTGGTGGGCTACACCAAGAACGACCTCGCCAACTGGGCGACTCTGGTGGCCCGCTCGCTGCGCGCCTCGGGCGTCCGCCCCGGCATGAAGGTCCACAACGCCTACGGCTACGGCCTCTTCACCGGCGGCCTCGGGGCCCACGCCGGTGCTGAAGCACTCGGCTGCACCGTCATCCCCATGTCCGGCGGCCAGACCGAACGCCAGATCCAGCTCATCCAGGACTTCAAGCCGGACGCCATCCTGGCCACCCCCACGTACCTGCTGACCATCGCCGACGCCATGGCGCACATGGGCATCGACCCCACGTCCACGTCACTCAAGTACGCCGTGCTGGGCGCCGAACCGTGGACCGAAGAGATGCGCCACGAACTCGAAACCACCATGAACATCAAGGCCTCGGACATCTACGGACTCTCCGAAGTCATGGGCCCGGGCGTCGCCGGCGAAGCCGTGGAAACGCAGGACGGCTGCCACATCTGGGAAGACCACTTCCGCCCCGAAATCATCGATCCGTTCGACCACTCCACGGTCCTCGGCGATGGCGAACCCGGTGAGCTGGTCTTCACCTCCCTGACAAAGGAAGCCCTGCCGATCATCCGCTACCGCACCAAGGACCTCACCCGCCTGCTCCCCGGCACCGCCCGCCCGGCACACCGCCGCATGGGCCGCATCACCGGGCGCAGCGACGACATGATCATCCTGCGCGGCGTGAACCTGTTCCCGTCACAGATCGAGGAAATCGCACTGCGGATCCCGGAGCTCAGCCCCCACTTCCAGCTGGAAATCACCCGCCCCGAGGGCAAGCGCATGGACTCGCTGACGGTCCGCATTGAGCGCCGTGAGTCCGTCCCCGTTGAGGCCGGTACGACGGCGGCACACACCTTGCGTGAGCAGATCAAGATTCACGTTGGGTCCTCTTGCGTCGTTGACGTTGTGGAGCCCGGTTCCCTTGAGCGGTCCAACGGCAAACTCCGCCGGATCTACGACATGCGCCCCAAGGGCTAG
- a CDS encoding TetR/AcrR family transcriptional regulator, whose translation MPTETTTKRGRPGYDQQSVLRIAVDVFNRHGYDATSMGILAENLGISKSAIYHHVPSKGDLLKLALDHALGGLEAILEEPAATSGPADARLEFVLRQTIAVLVDRLPFVTLLLRLRGNTEIERDALERRRAFDHKVAALISAARDDGSLRQDIDPRTVTRLLFGTINSIVEWYKPGGSLSPEKLADDVITMAFDGLHSAA comes from the coding sequence ATGCCTACTGAGACCACCACCAAGCGCGGACGGCCCGGTTATGACCAGCAGTCGGTGCTCCGCATCGCCGTCGACGTCTTCAACCGGCACGGCTACGACGCTACGTCCATGGGCATCCTGGCCGAGAACCTGGGGATCTCCAAGTCAGCCATTTACCACCACGTGCCGTCCAAGGGCGATCTCCTGAAGCTCGCCCTTGACCACGCACTGGGTGGCCTGGAAGCGATTCTGGAGGAGCCCGCCGCTACCTCCGGTCCTGCCGACGCCAGGCTGGAATTCGTGCTCCGGCAGACCATCGCCGTGTTGGTGGATCGCCTGCCGTTCGTTACCTTGCTGCTGCGCCTGCGGGGCAACACCGAAATCGAGCGTGACGCCCTGGAACGCCGTCGTGCTTTCGACCACAAGGTTGCGGCCTTGATTTCCGCCGCCCGTGACGACGGCTCCCTGCGCCAGGACATCGACCCCCGCACCGTGACCCGTTTGCTGTTCGGCACCATCAACTCGATCGTGGAGTGGTACAAACCCGGCGGCTCGTTGTCCCCGGAGAAGCTCGCGGACGACGTCATCACCATGGCCTTCGACGGCCTCCACAGCGCCGCCTGA